The region TGAAGTAACTTTTAAGGCAAAACCAATCATTGGTGTAGCAGGTAATGGTGAGCATACTCATGTAGGTTTCGCAGCTAAAATGAAATCAGGCAAATTAGTAAACTTGTTTGCTCCTACTGACATGAAAGCTGATTTTATGAGTGCTGTTGGTTACGGTTCCCTCATGGGTTTACTTAAAAACTATGAAGCCATCAACCCATTTATTTCTTCAACAAATGATGCGTTGAATCGTTTGAAACCAGGTTTTGAGGCGCCGGTTTGTATCGTAACTTCTCTTGGACATACGCCAGAAATTCCTTCCCGTAACCGTACAATCCTTGCAGGCTTGGTACGTGACGTAAACAATCCATTAGCTACCCGTTTTGAGGTTCGTGCAGCGAATCCTTATACAAATACGTATGTTGCGTTATCTGCTATATACTTAAGCATGCTTGACGGGGTTAAAGCGATTGTGGAGTCCGGTAAAAATACTAAAGAAATTTTGGCTGAGTTATCTAAAGAAGCAGGCGTTCCTGGATTCTATTTAGAAAAAGACCGTGCTTATCGCAGTGAACACGATGTGTTCGAAGATTATGCAGAAGAAGAACGTAATAAATTATTCAGTAAACCTCCTGCTACCGTTTGGGAAAACATGGAAAATATTAAAAAGTATCCTGAAAAAACCCAAGTAATTAAAACAGGTAATATTTTGCGTCAAGAAATTATTGATGCTTTCGTTGCAGGGGCATTAATCCGTTGGTCAACAGAATTGGTTAAGAGAATTATTCCTGAGAACCTTGCTATTGTTAAGGCTACAAAACCTTTGCATGATGCAGAAACTGCAGTTGATTACGACTTATACCTTTGGGAAAAAGTTAACGCCTTACGTGTAGATTTGGCTAAAGATACTGTAGCTCATAAGGGTATTTTTACTCGCATTGCTAATGCCATTGCAGCAGGCGATTATGACACTGCTTCTGCTCTTCAAGTTGAAATGTATGGCAAAGTAGAAGAGTTGAAAGCTGTATACGCTCAATACAAATCTAACATTATTTAATAATGTAATTACAAAAGCCCCTTATCTACGGATAAGGGGCTTTGTGCTGTTTTTTTACATGAAAATAGCGACCAACTATATGTGGCCGCTATTTTTAAAGCTTATATGTACTGCTTTACAACAGCCATTACTTTATCGTAATCAGGCTGATCGCCAATATTAGCAACATACTCTACGTGACGTACAATGTCATTTTTATCAATGACTACTGTACCGCGGGATAACAGACGTAATTCTTCAATGACAAATCCATATTTAAGACCAAAATCTAGATCCTTGTGATCAGAGATCGTTTTTATGGTGGCGATATCTTTTGCAGCACAATATTTTTTCAAGGCAAAAGGTAAGTCAACACTGATGGATAAAACGGTTAAACCATCAATTTTAGCAGCCTCTTCATTAAACCAGCGAGTTTGAATATCACAAACAGATGTATCTATGGAAGGCACAACGCTAATTACGCGAACCTTACCCTTTGTATCACTAAGTGAAAGAGGAGATAGATCTGGAGATAATGCAGTGAACTCAGGAGCCTTATCACCGATCTTTACTTCCGTACCAATTAGTGTCACTGGATTGCCACCGAATTTTACAACATCACTACGTTTACTCATTAGGGAACGCCTCCTTGTTTAAATATGATCATATATATATGGTAACATGTGTCAGAGAGAATGTAAATAATAATTATTATTAAATAGTTTGAAATTTTATTTTAAAGAATGAGAG is a window of Pelosinus sp. IPA-1 DNA encoding:
- the tpx gene encoding thiol peroxidase, with the protein product MSKRSDVVKFGGNPVTLIGTEVKIGDKAPEFTALSPDLSPLSLSDTKGKVRVISVVPSIDTSVCDIQTRWFNEEAAKIDGLTVLSISVDLPFALKKYCAAKDIATIKTISDHKDLDFGLKYGFVIEELRLLSRGTVVIDKNDIVRHVEYVANIGDQPDYDKVMAVVKQYI
- a CDS encoding glutamine synthetase; translated protein: MINELLYVIPAGKYGKNELVELLQEHSEIKFVSLVGIDLAGNDTDEKIPMGIFLKDMDDFFRGSAVQTDGSSVVLTGIATLNNAKVDMPADANVNWFVDYNYDNIDEVTGKPTGTLRIPAFLVHDGLRVDSRAVLADSLAYIKSELKSLFKKYPKVAGLEHINGEDIEDIVFTSGTELEFWVKTPVDKAEVAELSASQTLQEQYWQRTRGSVRTALEQTVVMLDNYGLKTEMGHKEVGGIKATIDEAGNLTHVCEQLEIDWRFADAMQAADNELQARIVVREVFRANGLEVTFKAKPIIGVAGNGEHTHVGFAAKMKSGKLVNLFAPTDMKADFMSAVGYGSLMGLLKNYEAINPFISSTNDALNRLKPGFEAPVCIVTSLGHTPEIPSRNRTILAGLVRDVNNPLATRFEVRAANPYTNTYVALSAIYLSMLDGVKAIVESGKNTKEILAELSKEAGVPGFYLEKDRAYRSEHDVFEDYAEEERNKLFSKPPATVWENMENIKKYPEKTQVIKTGNILRQEIIDAFVAGALIRWSTELVKRIIPENLAIVKATKPLHDAETAVDYDLYLWEKVNALRVDLAKDTVAHKGIFTRIANAIAAGDYDTASALQVEMYGKVEELKAVYAQYKSNII